The Vairimorpha necatrix chromosome 11, complete sequence genome window below encodes:
- a CDS encoding serine threonine-protein kinase, giving the protein MKVVPFTSQGEFGKIFLVTKDLKNYFIIKKISNTLHFSKEAFILNKLSHINIIKFYGITYTKNGFLLKLEYFPSLSLQDYIHYSEKFTADKIYKIFIQLVKAIMYLHSIDIINTTKNGSVNYLPPEIVVNDRYDLKKVDVFCLGVVLFTLCTGSAPERDKELRVVEMHLQDNEFEELLLKMLFSDPDKRWDINQIHEYLFSHKEKSK; this is encoded by the exons ATCTTTTTAGTCACCAAAGATCTCaaaaactattttattattaaaaaaatttcaaatactCTCCATTTTTCCAAAGAAGCCTTCATCTTGAATAAACTTTCccatattaatataattaaattctaTGGTATAACCTACACTAAAAATggctttttattaaagCTTGAATATTTTCCAAGTTTGAGTCTACAAGATTATATACATTATAGTGAGAAGTTTACTGCAGACaagatttacaaaatttttatacagtTAGTAAAAGCTATTATGTATTTACATAGTATTGATATA ATAAACACGACAAAGAATGGATCAGTAAATTACTTACCGCCCGAGATTGTAGTTAATGATAGATATGATCTTAAGAAAGTGGACGTTTTTTGTCTTGGGGTTGTTTTGTTTACACTTTGTACAGGAAGTGCGCCGGAGAGAGATAAAGAGCTTAGAGTTGTAGAAATGCACTTACAAGATAATGAATTTGAAGAATTGTTACttaaaatgttattttCCGATCCAGATAAAAGATGGGACATAAATCAAATACacgaatatttatttagtcATAAAGAGAAATCaaagtaa